A genomic window from Halorubrum lacusprofundi ATCC 49239 includes:
- a CDS encoding halocyanin domain-containing protein translates to MSNRLSRRRYVAGTGAVLTLGTLAGCSGGGDGGDGSDDTDESGETDGSDGSDGSDGSDGSDGSDGSDGSDGSDGTDSGGSGADDVPSEIDEYLTEAREYNGEIMDYTDQDEVTVAVGAGGDGLAFDPAAIRITPGTTVVWEWTGQGGAHNVVSTEDSASSFDSGEAVSEEGATFEQSFDNTGIQLYYCTPHQSVGMLGAIQVVEA, encoded by the coding sequence ATGTCTAATAGATTGTCCAGGCGACGGTACGTCGCCGGAACCGGAGCCGTGCTGACCCTCGGAACGCTCGCCGGCTGTTCCGGCGGCGGGGACGGCGGCGACGGCTCGGACGACACCGATGAATCTGGCGAAACGGACGGATCCGACGGCTCCGACGGATCTGACGGCTCCGACGGTTCTGACGGCTCCGACGGTTCTGACGGGTCGGATGGCTCCGACGGCACCGATTCCGGCGGGTCGGGGGCCGACGACGTTCCGAGCGAGATCGACGAGTACCTCACCGAAGCCCGAGAGTACAACGGGGAGATCATGGACTACACCGATCAGGACGAGGTCACCGTCGCGGTCGGCGCCGGCGGTGACGGGCTCGCCTTCGACCCGGCAGCGATCCGGATCACCCCCGGCACGACCGTCGTCTGGGAGTGGACCGGTCAGGGCGGCGCGCACAACGTGGTCTCCACCGAGGACTCCGCGTCCTCCTTCGACAGCGGCGAGGCGGTGAGCGAGGAAGGGGCGACCTTCGAACAGTCGTTCGACAACACCGGGATCCAGCTCTACTACTGTACGCCCCACCAGTCGGTCGGGATGCTCGGCGCCATCCAGGTCGTCGAGGCGTAA
- a CDS encoding helix-turn-helix transcriptional regulator has product MSVSELEADLSEDEHAGLELIRETGGIHQSDFWKELDVSSRKGSRIAEALEESGLIQRSDTVYDGHNTYYLEPAPRDLDFSLLMAGDMLSPFIGEEEVDAQADAFSQWMMNLAYEEY; this is encoded by the coding sequence ATGAGTGTGTCCGAACTCGAGGCCGACCTCTCGGAGGACGAACACGCCGGCCTCGAACTCATCCGCGAGACCGGTGGCATCCACCAGAGCGACTTCTGGAAGGAACTCGACGTCTCCTCGCGGAAAGGGAGCCGTATCGCGGAGGCGTTAGAGGAGTCCGGGCTCATCCAGCGTTCGGACACCGTCTACGACGGCCACAACACCTACTACCTCGAACCCGCGCCCCGTGACTTGGACTTCTCGCTGCTCATGGCCGGCGACATGCTCTCGCCGTTCATCGGAGAGGAGGAAGTCGACGCGCAGGCGGACGCCTTCTCGCAATGGATGATGAACCTCGCGTACGAGGAGTACTGA
- a CDS encoding NRDE family protein, with protein MCTLTLAWRTFGDAPIAIAANRDEALNRPSEPPALREAGRGDGDDDGSYVAPRDAEAGGTWIGLSASGVVAAVTNRWLDADRESDRSRGLLVRDCLEADSAEAAVRTVERDLETRSYDGFNLVLADDAAAFLLSYDGRLAITRLDPGVHVVGNVGGVVNGVERFAIPDRRREFGTERADSARAVAAALVPKPGESGVEWLDRASETLADHEYGACLHGDDFGTRSFTRIRTAPDFEPASEFAYADGPPCETLAEPVPLPAGFGSGGSSGLGGSDGSA; from the coding sequence GTGTGTACGCTCACGCTCGCGTGGCGGACGTTCGGTGACGCGCCGATCGCGATCGCCGCGAACCGCGACGAGGCGCTGAACCGACCGTCCGAGCCCCCGGCACTCCGCGAGGCCGGCCGCGGAGACGGCGACGACGACGGTAGCTACGTCGCCCCCCGCGACGCCGAGGCCGGCGGGACGTGGATCGGGCTCTCCGCGTCGGGGGTCGTCGCCGCGGTCACGAACCGCTGGCTCGACGCCGACCGCGAGAGCGACCGGTCCCGCGGTCTGCTCGTCCGCGACTGTCTGGAGGCCGACTCCGCGGAGGCGGCCGTCAGAACGGTCGAACGCGACCTCGAAACTCGGTCGTACGACGGCTTCAATCTCGTGCTTGCCGACGACGCCGCGGCGTTCCTCCTCTCGTACGACGGTCGATTGGCTATCACCCGCCTCGATCCTGGCGTCCACGTGGTCGGCAACGTTGGGGGCGTGGTCAACGGCGTCGAGCGCTTCGCGATCCCTGACCGGCGACGGGAGTTCGGTACGGAACGCGCCGACAGTGCGCGGGCGGTTGCGGCCGCGCTGGTTCCCAAACCCGGCGAATCAGGCGTGGAGTGGCTCGACCGCGCAAGCGAAACGCTCGCAGATCACGAGTACGGCGCCTGCCTCCACGGCGACGATTTCGGCACGCGGTCGTTCACGCGGATCCGGACCGCTCCCGATTTCGAGCCGGCATCCGAGTTCGCGTACGCCGACGGCCCGCCCTGCGAAACGCTCGCTGAGCCGGTTCCGCTGCCGGCGGGGTTCGGATCGGGCGGATCGAGCGGATTGGGCGGATCGGATGGATCGGCGTAG
- a CDS encoding glucose 1-dehydrogenase codes for MNAIAVYDGADEPVVTEKPRPEPAPGEALVRTLRVGVDGTDHEVISGSHGGSPEGEDHLVLGHEAVGVVEEPTDTPFEVGDIVVPTVRRPPNGANEYFARGEPDMAPDGQYHERGIVGAHGFMAEYFTSPAEFLVEIPPALAEWGFLVEPVSIAEKAIEHAYASRSAFHWEPESALILGNGSLGLLTVATLDDGFDRIYCLGRRERPDPTIDIIESLDATYVNSNETPVPSVPAAHEPMDFVFEATGYAPHAFETIEALAPNGVGALLGVPGDWEFEIDGGRLHREFVLHNKALVGSVNSGYEHFEAAVDSLSRFSETFLDDLVTGVHGLDEFEAAFADDDTTIKTAVEFGTYEER; via the coding sequence ATGAATGCGATCGCCGTGTACGACGGGGCAGACGAACCGGTCGTCACAGAGAAGCCGCGACCGGAGCCAGCGCCCGGGGAGGCGCTGGTTCGAACCCTCCGGGTCGGCGTCGACGGGACCGACCACGAGGTCATCTCCGGGAGCCACGGCGGCTCTCCCGAAGGCGAGGATCACCTCGTGTTGGGTCACGAGGCAGTCGGCGTGGTTGAAGAGCCGACCGACACGCCGTTCGAGGTCGGAGATATTGTGGTACCGACGGTCAGGCGACCGCCCAACGGGGCGAACGAGTACTTCGCTCGCGGCGAGCCAGACATGGCGCCGGACGGGCAGTACCACGAGCGCGGCATCGTCGGGGCCCACGGATTCATGGCGGAGTACTTCACCAGTCCCGCGGAATTCCTCGTCGAGATCCCGCCGGCGCTGGCTGAGTGGGGGTTCCTCGTCGAACCCGTCTCTATCGCGGAGAAGGCGATCGAACACGCCTACGCCAGCCGGTCCGCGTTCCACTGGGAGCCGGAGTCGGCGTTGATTCTCGGAAACGGCTCGCTCGGGCTGCTGACGGTCGCGACTCTCGACGACGGGTTTGACCGGATCTACTGTCTCGGCCGCCGCGAGCGCCCGGACCCGACGATCGATATCATCGAGTCGCTCGACGCGACGTACGTCAACTCCAACGAGACGCCCGTCCCCTCGGTGCCGGCGGCCCACGAGCCGATGGACTTCGTCTTCGAGGCGACCGGCTACGCCCCGCACGCCTTCGAGACGATCGAGGCGCTCGCGCCGAACGGGGTGGGCGCGCTGCTCGGGGTCCCGGGCGACTGGGAGTTCGAGATCGACGGCGGCCGACTCCACCGGGAGTTCGTCCTTCACAACAAGGCGCTCGTCGGCAGCGTCAACTCCGGCTACGAGCACTTCGAGGCCGCCGTCGACTCGCTGTCCCGCTTTTCCGAGACGTTCCTCGACGATCTCGTCACGGGCGTGCACGGGCTCGACGAGTTCGAGGCCGCGTTCGCGGATGACGACACGACTATTAAAACGGCGGTCGAATTCGGTACATATGAAGAACGTTGA
- the gfcR gene encoding transcriptional regulator GfcR, translating to MKNVDDLIDSAAELAEHGLSKGEIADELNVSRETASWLVERAGGNHTDTETAATTSTADIHVDWSALGRDSTRLRYAASAMADLLAKQGEEVDLTVGIEKAGAPLATAVANQLDTDLGTYAPAKHQWDEGDIDEQGGGFSRNFAAIRNRDCYVVDDIITSGTTMRESIDAIREQGGEPIACVVLVDKRGYDEIDGVPVYSLVDVVRVDREE from the coding sequence ATGAAGAACGTTGACGACCTGATAGACAGCGCGGCCGAGCTCGCGGAACACGGCCTCTCGAAGGGCGAAATCGCCGACGAGCTGAACGTCTCCCGAGAGACCGCAAGCTGGCTCGTTGAGCGTGCCGGCGGTAACCACACGGATACTGAGACTGCAGCGACGACCTCCACCGCTGACATCCACGTCGACTGGTCGGCTCTGGGACGCGACTCGACGCGGCTCCGGTACGCGGCGAGCGCGATGGCTGACCTGCTGGCCAAACAGGGCGAGGAGGTCGACCTAACGGTTGGTATCGAGAAGGCCGGCGCGCCGCTCGCGACCGCGGTCGCGAACCAACTCGACACGGATCTGGGAACGTACGCGCCCGCGAAACACCAGTGGGACGAGGGCGACATCGACGAGCAGGGCGGCGGCTTCTCACGTAACTTCGCCGCCATTCGCAATCGCGACTGCTACGTCGTCGACGACATCATCACCTCGGGGACGACGATGCGCGAGTCGATCGACGCGATCCGCGAGCAGGGCGGTGAGCCCATCGCCTGCGTTGTGCTCGTCGACAAGCGGGGGTACGACGAGATCGACGGCGTCCCCGTGTACTCGCTCGTCGACGTGGTCCGCGTCGACCGCGAGGAGTAG
- a CDS encoding glutaredoxin family protein codes for MTFQPETDAEPDEIVARVEETIADNDVVLFMKGNRLMPQCGYSKRAVELIGQHVEEFETVDVLPALPHYREALESHSGWETIPQTFVNGEFIGGSDVLAELDERGELAAELGAE; via the coding sequence ATGACGTTCCAACCCGAGACCGACGCCGAGCCGGATGAGATCGTGGCCCGAGTCGAGGAGACGATCGCTGACAACGACGTGGTGCTCTTCATGAAGGGGAACCGCCTGATGCCGCAGTGCGGGTACTCGAAGCGCGCCGTCGAGCTGATCGGCCAGCACGTCGAGGAGTTCGAGACGGTCGACGTGCTGCCGGCGCTACCGCACTACCGCGAGGCGCTGGAGTCCCACAGCGGCTGGGAGACGATTCCCCAGACGTTCGTCAACGGGGAGTTCATCGGCGGGAGCGACGTGCTGGCGGAACTCGACGAGCGCGGCGAGCTGGCCGCCGAGCTTGGCGCCGAGTAG
- a CDS encoding DUF7110 family protein: MTGRVFRLHSTLELPLEDVETYFEEDPDLPPEIDDIDITRRNNTLIIKALSDDESISKYTPTAQLKASVTETRVWEEEPPRAGGPQWMDDEEEEIPSELVEFACFKGDRETVLQNSALQYPMFLVLRKIATLSEKGTLTAITEEDGELEATRIVEGEPRPASIEVVESPQGAGDGDGGVNWRDNEFISD, encoded by the coding sequence ATGACAGGCCGCGTGTTCAGACTTCATTCGACGCTCGAACTGCCACTCGAAGACGTGGAGACGTACTTCGAAGAAGATCCCGACCTCCCGCCGGAGATCGACGACATCGACATCACGCGTCGAAACAACACCCTCATCATCAAGGCCCTGTCCGACGACGAGAGCATCAGCAAGTACACACCGACCGCCCAGCTGAAGGCCTCGGTTACGGAGACGCGTGTGTGGGAGGAAGAGCCCCCGCGCGCCGGTGGCCCGCAGTGGATGGACGACGAGGAAGAGGAGATCCCCTCCGAGCTCGTCGAGTTCGCCTGCTTCAAGGGCGACCGCGAGACCGTCCTTCAAAACTCCGCGCTCCAGTACCCGATGTTCCTCGTGTTACGCAAGATTGCGACCCTCTCGGAGAAAGGGACGCTGACTGCGATCACCGAGGAAGACGGGGAGCTGGAAGCGACACGCATCGTCGAGGGCGAACCGCGTCCCGCAAGCATTGAGGTCGTCGAAAGCCCGCAGGGGGCCGGCGACGGCGACGGTGGTGTCAACTGGCGCGACAACGAATTCATCTCCGACTAA
- a CDS encoding diphthine--ammonia ligase produces the protein MTDDWVSLFSGGKDSSWALYRALEEGLDVSRLLTVHPAGDSYMYHTPATELAALAAESVGIDLVEVSPADFGADDVDDAGEQGDAELEPMEAALREIAAGDDVDLAGVTAGAVESEFQTSRIQGMCDRLGIDLFAPLWQESPVALAEAMFEAGFEIRIVQVAAYGLDESWLGRRYDADALAELVDLREECGVHPLGEGGEFETYVVDGPHMDRRIDMEYDTVWEGDRGHVEIRDARLE, from the coding sequence ATGACTGACGATTGGGTGAGTCTCTTTTCAGGCGGGAAGGACTCCTCGTGGGCGCTGTACCGCGCGCTGGAGGAGGGCCTCGATGTCTCGCGACTCCTAACGGTCCACCCTGCGGGCGACTCGTACATGTATCACACGCCGGCGACCGAGCTCGCCGCGCTCGCGGCCGAGAGCGTCGGGATCGATCTCGTCGAGGTATCGCCTGCTGATTTCGGCGCGGACGATGTCGACGACGCGGGCGAGCAGGGCGACGCCGAACTGGAGCCGATGGAGGCGGCGCTCCGGGAGATCGCCGCGGGCGACGACGTGGACCTCGCGGGCGTCACCGCGGGCGCGGTCGAAAGCGAGTTCCAGACGAGCCGCATTCAGGGGATGTGCGACCGGCTCGGGATCGACCTCTTCGCGCCGCTGTGGCAGGAGAGCCCGGTCGCGCTCGCCGAGGCGATGTTCGAGGCGGGCTTCGAGATCCGGATCGTGCAGGTTGCCGCCTACGGGCTCGACGAGTCGTGGCTCGGTCGGAGATACGACGCTGACGCGCTCGCGGAGCTCGTCGATCTCCGCGAGGAATGCGGGGTCCACCCGCTCGGCGAGGGCGGCGAGTTCGAGACGTATGTCGTCGACGGCCCGCACATGGACCGGCGGATCGACATGGAGTACGATACCGTCTGGGAGGGCGACCGCGGCCACGTCGAGATCCGGGACGCGCGGCTGGAGTAG
- a CDS encoding Glu/Leu/Phe/Val family dehydrogenase produces MTGQANPFESLQEQVDDAAAFLDASPGVLDRLKNPERVLETNLTIERDDGSLETVRAYRSQFNGDRGPYKGGIRYHPGVTRDEVKALSGWMAYKCAVVDIPYGGGKGGIAIDPADYSEDELERLTRAFATELRPLIGEDRDIPAPDVNTGQREMNWIKDTYETLENTTAPGVITGKALDSGGSEGRVEATGRSVALSAREAFDWLDRDIAGATVAVQGYGNAGSIAAALLADLGADVVAVSDSSGGIHAPDGLDPRAVKAHKVETGSVSGYSDTESLTNEELLTLDVDLLVPAALENAIDGDLAADVSADVIVEAANGPLTPDADDVLAEKDVYVVPDILANAGGVTVSYFEWVQNRQRFYWTESRVNEELERMIVDAFDRLVDSYETNDAPNLRTAAYVVAIDRIINAYDQAGNWP; encoded by the coding sequence ATGACCGGCCAAGCCAACCCCTTCGAGAGTCTCCAAGAGCAGGTCGACGACGCCGCAGCGTTCCTCGACGCGTCACCGGGCGTGCTCGACCGACTGAAAAACCCTGAGCGTGTACTAGAGACGAACCTCACTATCGAGCGCGACGACGGATCGCTAGAGACGGTTCGCGCGTACCGATCGCAGTTCAACGGTGACCGCGGGCCGTACAAGGGCGGTATCCGATATCATCCCGGCGTCACCCGCGACGAGGTGAAGGCGCTGTCGGGATGGATGGCGTACAAGTGCGCCGTCGTCGACATACCGTACGGCGGCGGGAAGGGGGGGATCGCGATCGATCCCGCCGACTACTCCGAGGACGAACTCGAACGGCTCACCCGCGCGTTCGCGACCGAACTCCGCCCGCTGATCGGGGAAGACCGCGACATCCCCGCGCCGGACGTCAACACCGGCCAGCGGGAGATGAACTGGATCAAAGACACCTACGAGACCTTAGAGAACACGACCGCTCCCGGTGTCATCACCGGGAAGGCGCTCGACTCGGGCGGCAGCGAGGGGCGCGTCGAAGCCACCGGCCGCTCGGTCGCGCTCTCGGCGCGAGAGGCGTTCGACTGGCTCGACCGCGATATCGCTGGCGCGACGGTCGCCGTCCAAGGGTACGGGAACGCGGGCTCGATCGCCGCCGCGCTGCTCGCCGACCTCGGCGCCGACGTGGTCGCGGTCTCCGACTCCTCCGGTGGCATCCATGCCCCCGACGGGCTCGACCCCCGGGCCGTGAAAGCCCACAAGGTCGAGACCGGCTCCGTCAGCGGGTACAGTGACACGGAGTCGCTCACAAACGAGGAGCTGTTAACGCTCGATGTCGACCTCCTCGTGCCGGCCGCACTGGAGAACGCGATCGACGGCGACCTCGCCGCCGACGTGAGCGCCGATGTGATCGTCGAGGCCGCGAACGGGCCGCTCACCCCTGACGCCGACGACGTGCTCGCCGAGAAGGACGTGTACGTCGTCCCCGATATCCTCGCGAACGCCGGCGGCGTCACCGTCTCGTACTTCGAGTGGGTCCAGAACCGCCAGCGGTTCTACTGGACGGAGTCGCGGGTGAACGAGGAGCTCGAACGCATGATCGTCGACGCCTTCGATCGACTGGTCGACAGCTACGAGACGAACGACGCTCCGAACCTCCGAACGGCGGCGTACGTCGTCGCCATCGATCGGATCATAAACGCGTACGATCAGGCCGGCAACTGGCCGTAG
- a CDS encoding HpcH/HpaI aldolase/citrate lyase family protein, producing MARRSLLFSPGDRPELMRKAPGAGADVICFDLEDAVAPGRKAEAREHVRAVLADPDFDPDAEVCVRLTASGPAADLDALIGAGTGDEDGPDDAEGPIRLDAVMLPKVESPERVDKVASLCADRGLDPAVFALVETAAGILSAESIAAAPATNVLVFGAEDLAADVGATRTDEGTEVLYAREHVVLAAGAADIDAIDTVYTDFSDADGLREEAAFALTLGYDGKLAIHPAQVEPINAAFTPDPEKVEWAETVLDARDAADRDARGVFEVDGEMIDAPLIAQAERIVERAAASDR from the coding sequence ATGGCACGACGAAGCCTGCTGTTCTCGCCCGGTGACCGCCCGGAGCTCATGCGCAAGGCCCCGGGTGCCGGCGCCGACGTGATCTGCTTCGATTTGGAAGATGCAGTCGCACCCGGTCGGAAGGCCGAGGCTCGCGAGCACGTCCGCGCGGTGCTCGCCGACCCCGACTTCGATCCCGACGCGGAGGTGTGCGTTCGGCTCACCGCGTCGGGCCCTGCCGCCGACCTCGACGCCCTGATCGGAGCGGGGACGGGGGACGAGGACGGCCCCGACGACGCCGAGGGTCCGATCCGACTCGACGCGGTCATGCTCCCGAAAGTGGAGTCGCCCGAGCGCGTCGACAAAGTTGCCTCACTCTGTGCGGACCGCGGACTCGACCCGGCCGTGTTCGCGTTGGTCGAGACCGCGGCGGGGATCCTCTCGGCCGAGTCAATTGCGGCCGCCCCGGCGACCAATGTGCTCGTCTTCGGCGCGGAGGATCTCGCGGCTGACGTGGGCGCGACCCGCACCGACGAGGGGACCGAGGTGTTGTACGCCCGCGAACACGTCGTCCTCGCGGCCGGTGCCGCCGATATCGACGCGATCGACACGGTGTATACCGACTTCTCCGACGCGGACGGGCTCCGCGAGGAGGCCGCGTTCGCGCTCACGCTCGGCTACGACGGGAAGCTGGCAATCCACCCGGCACAGGTCGAACCGATCAACGCGGCGTTCACGCCGGATCCCGAGAAGGTCGAGTGGGCCGAGACGGTGCTCGACGCCCGCGACGCCGCGGACCGGGACGCACGGGGCGTTTTCGAGGTCGACGGCGAGATGATCGACGCGCCCCTGATCGCGCAGGCGGAACGGATCGTCGAGCGCGCCGCCGCCAGCGATCGATAG
- a CDS encoding MaoC family dehydratase gives MPGRYYEEFTIGETIEHAKRRTISEADNQRFCDMTMNQQPLHLDADFAEETQFGERLVNGLYTMSLAVGVSIPETTDGTIVANLSYDAVEHPNPVFHGDTIHAQSTVTDKRETSDGERGIVTMHVEAFKIVEDGDDVLVCEFDRTVLSEKRPEDGE, from the coding sequence ATGCCCGGACGCTACTACGAGGAGTTCACGATTGGCGAGACGATCGAACACGCGAAGCGACGGACGATAAGCGAGGCCGACAACCAGCGCTTCTGCGACATGACGATGAACCAGCAGCCGCTCCACCTCGACGCCGACTTCGCCGAGGAGACGCAGTTCGGCGAGCGGCTGGTTAACGGGCTCTACACCATGTCGCTCGCGGTCGGCGTGTCCATCCCCGAGACGACCGACGGTACCATCGTCGCGAACCTCTCGTACGACGCGGTAGAGCATCCGAATCCGGTGTTCCACGGAGATACGATCCATGCCCAGTCGACCGTCACCGACAAGCGGGAGACGAGCGACGGCGAACGCGGCATCGTCACGATGCACGTGGAGGCGTTCAAAATCGTTGAGGACGGCGACGACGTGCTCGTCTGCGAGTTCGATCGGACCGTGCTCTCGGAGAAGCGGCCGGAAGACGGGGAGTAG
- the cyaB gene encoding class IV adenylate cyclase codes for MYEVEIKVSADTDAVRKRLRAAGAERVDARRQRDAYYDAPHRDFAETDEALRVRRETPLPDGIGAETEAVSTADPTAETTKLTYKGPRLDGRSKTRVEHETAVDDGEAMAGVLSGLGFEPAAVVEKRREFWSFAGFTVTLDAVDGVGEFVEIEREVDDESAIEATRDEALEALDRLGLDGDSQIRTSYLGLMLADGEEAD; via the coding sequence ATGTACGAGGTCGAGATCAAGGTATCCGCCGACACCGACGCTGTCCGGAAGCGACTGCGGGCGGCCGGCGCTGAGCGCGTCGATGCCCGCCGTCAGCGCGACGCGTACTACGACGCCCCGCACCGCGACTTCGCCGAGACGGACGAGGCGCTCCGGGTCCGACGCGAGACCCCACTTCCGGACGGGATCGGGGCGGAGACCGAGGCGGTGTCGACCGCGGACCCGACCGCAGAAACGACGAAGCTCACGTACAAAGGCCCCCGCCTCGACGGGAGGTCGAAGACGCGCGTGGAACACGAGACCGCCGTCGACGACGGCGAGGCGATGGCGGGCGTGCTCTCGGGGCTCGGGTTCGAACCGGCTGCGGTAGTCGAGAAGCGCCGCGAGTTCTGGTCGTTCGCTGGGTTCACCGTCACCCTCGACGCGGTCGACGGCGTCGGCGAGTTCGTCGAGATCGAGCGGGAGGTCGACGACGAGAGCGCGATCGAGGCCACCCGTGACGAGGCGCTGGAGGCCCTCGACCGGCTTGGACTCGACGGCGATTCGCAGATACGCACGTCGTACCTCGGGCTGATGCTGGCCGACGGCGAGGAGGCCGACTGA
- a CDS encoding FKBP-type peptidyl-prolyl cis-trans isomerase: protein MSDQEQADAAEDADEAETETEGLADGDFVRVAYTIRTADDDRVIDTTDEEVAEDAEIDTEEHEFEPRVIALGAGHVFPSVEEAFIGAEVGDEGVVDVPAEDAFGEYDPDEVETVKADKIPEDSRYPGAQVQIDNRQGYLETIIGGRARVDFNHPLAGEDLEYEYEILEAIEDREQQAAGMLGMYLQEAPEVRIETVTEEEETVSEDDDGEEVVETEDVEKDVLYVTATQAMQMNQQWMFQKQQIAQDLMSRLDLDRVVVEEVIEGGGMGGLGGMMGGMGGAGAEDIEEALEDVDVDADEIVDEIDEE from the coding sequence ATGAGCGATCAGGAGCAAGCGGACGCGGCCGAGGACGCAGACGAGGCCGAGACCGAAACCGAGGGACTCGCCGACGGCGACTTCGTGCGCGTCGCGTACACGATTCGAACCGCCGACGACGACCGTGTCATCGACACCACCGACGAGGAGGTCGCCGAGGACGCGGAGATCGACACTGAGGAACACGAGTTCGAGCCTCGCGTCATCGCGCTCGGCGCAGGTCACGTGTTCCCGTCCGTCGAGGAAGCCTTCATCGGCGCCGAGGTTGGCGACGAGGGCGTCGTCGACGTGCCCGCCGAAGACGCCTTCGGCGAGTACGACCCCGACGAGGTCGAGACCGTCAAGGCCGACAAGATCCCCGAGGACAGCCGCTACCCCGGCGCGCAGGTCCAGATCGATAACCGTCAGGGTTACCTCGAGACGATTATCGGCGGCCGTGCCCGCGTCGACTTCAACCACCCGCTGGCCGGCGAGGACCTCGAGTACGAGTACGAGATCCTCGAGGCGATCGAGGACCGCGAACAGCAGGCCGCCGGCATGCTCGGGATGTACCTCCAGGAGGCGCCTGAGGTTCGGATCGAGACCGTCACCGAAGAAGAGGAGACCGTCTCCGAGGACGACGACGGCGAGGAGGTCGTCGAGACCGAGGATGTCGAGAAGGATGTCCTCTACGTGACGGCGACACAGGCGATGCAGATGAACCAGCAGTGGATGTTCCAGAAGCAGCAGATCGCCCAGGACCTTATGAGCCGACTCGACCTCGACCGCGTCGTCGTCGAGGAAGTCATCGAGGGCGGCGGCATGGGTGGACTCGGCGGCATGATGGGCGGCATGGGCGGCGCTGGCGCCGAAGACATCGAGGAGGCGCTCGAAGACGTCGACGTTGACGCCGACGAGATCGTCGACGAGATCGACGAGGAGTAA
- a CDS encoding RAD55 family ATPase, whose amino-acid sequence METLPTGISVLDREFGGGLPSGSVVVLKADPASQSELIVDRFSRPRACRYLTTVRSADAVKAILTLGGESEGDGSGGDAETVVEETDREDPIDDVLATASDLPEGATLVVDSVEPLEAADRSRYGSFLTELRRHVDDAGGIAVVHAFKGGNGQNRVVTEQVADVIFDLRTTVTGTEIVNRLIVPKFRGGAALEEPLKLKLTDTVSVDTSRDIA is encoded by the coding sequence ATGGAGACGCTCCCGACCGGAATTTCCGTGCTGGACCGGGAGTTCGGCGGCGGGCTCCCGAGCGGCAGTGTCGTCGTGTTGAAGGCAGACCCCGCGAGCCAGTCGGAGCTAATTGTGGACCGGTTCTCCCGTCCACGGGCGTGTCGCTACCTCACGACGGTGCGTTCGGCTGACGCGGTCAAGGCGATCCTCACCCTCGGCGGAGAGAGCGAAGGCGACGGTAGTGGAGGCGACGCGGAAACCGTCGTCGAGGAGACGGACCGCGAGGACCCGATCGATGACGTGCTGGCGACCGCTTCGGACCTCCCGGAGGGCGCCACCCTCGTCGTCGACTCCGTCGAGCCGCTGGAGGCGGCTGACCGGTCGCGGTACGGTTCGTTTCTCACCGAGCTCCGCCGACACGTCGATGATGCCGGCGGGATCGCGGTGGTGCACGCTTTCAAAGGGGGAAACGGGCAGAACCGAGTGGTCACCGAGCAGGTCGCGGATGTGATCTTCGACCTCCGAACGACTGTGACCGGTACGGAGATCGTGAACCGCCTGATCGTTCCGAAGTTCCGTGGCGGCGCGGCGCTCGAAGAACCCCTCAAGCTGAAGCTCACAGATACAGTGTCGGTGGACACGAGCCGCGACATCGCCTGA